In Deltaproteobacteria bacterium, a single window of DNA contains:
- a CDS encoding 6-phosphofructokinase: MSEPNPHLGILVGGGPAPGINGVIGAVTLEARTRARKVIGIYDGFQWLMRGDRTHAKELEHDDVSRIHFQGGSILNTSRANPTKKAEDLKRVVQTLDDLGIGYLATIGGDDTMYAASQVAKTAGGRIRICHVPKTIDNDLPLPGEIPTFGFETARQVGSELVKNLMEDSRTTGRWYFVVVMGRAAGHLALGIGKATGATLTLIPEEFPGPIHLSTVCDILEGAILKRKALWNRSDGVAVIAEGLLEHMPAEELSSIDGVRIAHDAYGHLRLAEVDLAYILKTLVEHRFAARQNSLAIVHKNIGYELRSAVPIAFDCEYVRTLGYGAVDFLLNPNATTAQLDGALVCIIGGKLENLSFAALQDPKTGKTRVRKVDIETPSYRVAREYMIRLEKADFIDDEKLRMLAQAASSASHFCAPNEFYDRYCYLTRDLRGNL; this comes from the coding sequence ATGAGCGAACCGAATCCTCACCTTGGCATTCTCGTCGGCGGCGGCCCAGCGCCCGGCATCAACGGCGTGATCGGCGCGGTGACCCTGGAAGCGCGCACCCGGGCGCGCAAAGTCATTGGCATCTACGATGGCTTTCAGTGGCTCATGCGCGGCGATAGGACCCACGCGAAGGAGTTGGAGCACGATGACGTCTCGCGCATCCATTTTCAGGGTGGCTCGATCCTCAACACCTCGCGCGCCAACCCGACTAAGAAAGCCGAAGATCTAAAGCGCGTCGTGCAAACTCTCGACGATCTCGGCATCGGCTATCTCGCCACCATCGGCGGCGACGACACCATGTACGCCGCCAGTCAAGTCGCCAAAACCGCCGGCGGCCGAATTCGTATCTGCCATGTGCCGAAGACCATCGACAACGACCTGCCACTGCCAGGCGAAATCCCGACCTTCGGTTTCGAAACCGCGCGGCAGGTTGGCAGCGAGCTGGTGAAAAACTTGATGGAAGACTCGCGCACCACCGGGCGCTGGTACTTCGTCGTAGTGATGGGCCGCGCTGCCGGCCACTTGGCGCTCGGCATCGGCAAAGCCACCGGCGCCACGTTGACCCTTATCCCCGAAGAGTTTCCCGGCCCGATCCACCTCTCGACGGTTTGCGACATTCTCGAAGGGGCGATCCTGAAGCGCAAAGCGCTGTGGAACCGCTCCGATGGCGTCGCCGTGATCGCCGAAGGCTTGCTCGAACATATGCCGGCGGAAGAGCTCAGCAGCATCGACGGCGTGCGTATCGCCCACGATGCCTATGGCCACCTGCGCCTCGCCGAAGTCGATCTCGCCTATATTCTGAAAACCCTTGTGGAGCATCGCTTCGCCGCGCGCCAGAACAGTTTGGCCATCGTCCACAAAAACATCGGCTACGAGCTGCGCTCGGCGGTGCCCATCGCCTTCGACTGCGAATACGTCCGCACCCTCGGCTATGGCGCCGTGGATTTTTTGCTGAACCCCAACGCAACCACGGCGCAACTCGATGGTGCTTTAGTTTGCATCATCGGCGGCAAGCTGGAAAATCTCAGCTTCGCCGCATTGCAAGACCCCAAGACCGGCAAGACCCGGGTGCGCAAAGTCGACATCGAAACACCTTCCTATCGGGTCGCCCGCGAATACATGATTCGCCTGGAGAAAGCGGACTTCATCGACGACGAGAAGCTGCGCATGCTCGCCCAGGCAGCTTCGTCGGCCAGCCATTTCTGCGCGCCCAATGAGTTTTACGATCGCTATTGCTACTTAACCAGAGACCTGAGGGGCAATCTCTAA